The following coding sequences lie in one Apium graveolens cultivar Ventura chromosome 1, ASM990537v1, whole genome shotgun sequence genomic window:
- the LOC141720063 gene encoding universal stress protein PHOS32-like isoform X1: protein MERKIIVAVDEGEESSYALSWSLNNIFCSSNDTLILLCAKPARTVYPYVDETGRPRDLLLRQGYLFSQDIVESMERYVNEVAESVVRKAKKVCQDYPQIKVEIKVETGDARDVICEAAEKLNADMVVLGSHGYGALKRAFLGSVSNHCAQNIKCPVLIVKRPKIPSPTSPHAAAAAAAGTAGGKQE from the exons ATGGAGAGAAAGATAATAGTAGCAGTAGATGAAGGAGAAGAGAGCAGCTATGCACTTTCTTGGAGCTTGAACAACATTTTTTGTTCTTCCAATGATACCCTTATTCTCCTTTGTGCTAAACCTGCTAGAACTGTTTACCCTTATGTTGATGAAACAGGTAGGCCTAGAGATTTATTACTTCGTCAAG GGTATTTGTTTTCGCAAGATATTGTGGAGTCTATGGAGAGGTATGTTAATGAGGTTGCGGAGTCCGTGGTCCGCAAGGCTAAAAAAGTTTGCCAAGACTATCCTCAG ATCAAGGTGGAGATAAAAGTAGAGACTGGAGATGCAAGGGACGTGATCTGCGAGGCGGCGGAGAAACTCAATGCTGATATGGTGGTGTTGGGCAGTCACGGTTATGGTGCTTTGAAGAG GGCATTTCTGGGCAGTGTGAGCAATCACTGTGCACAAAACATCAAGTGTCCCGTTTTAATCGTTAAGCGCCCTAAAATACCATCTCCTACTTCACCTcatgctgctgctgctgctgccgCCGGTACTGCAGGCGGAAAACAAGAATAA
- the LOC141720063 gene encoding uncharacterized protein LOC141720063 isoform X2, with product MERKIIVAVDEGEESSYALSWSLNNIFCSSNDTLILLCAKPARTVYPYVDETGYLFSQDIVESMERYVNEVAESVVRKAKKVCQDYPQIKVEIKVETGDARDVICEAAEKLNADMVVLGSHGYGALKRAFLGSVSNHCAQNIKCPVLIVKRPKIPSPTSPHAAAAAAAGTAGGKQE from the exons ATGGAGAGAAAGATAATAGTAGCAGTAGATGAAGGAGAAGAGAGCAGCTATGCACTTTCTTGGAGCTTGAACAACATTTTTTGTTCTTCCAATGATACCCTTATTCTCCTTTGTGCTAAACCTGCTAGAACTGTTTACCCTTATGTTGATGAAACAG GGTATTTGTTTTCGCAAGATATTGTGGAGTCTATGGAGAGGTATGTTAATGAGGTTGCGGAGTCCGTGGTCCGCAAGGCTAAAAAAGTTTGCCAAGACTATCCTCAG ATCAAGGTGGAGATAAAAGTAGAGACTGGAGATGCAAGGGACGTGATCTGCGAGGCGGCGGAGAAACTCAATGCTGATATGGTGGTGTTGGGCAGTCACGGTTATGGTGCTTTGAAGAG GGCATTTCTGGGCAGTGTGAGCAATCACTGTGCACAAAACATCAAGTGTCCCGTTTTAATCGTTAAGCGCCCTAAAATACCATCTCCTACTTCACCTcatgctgctgctgctgctgccgCCGGTACTGCAGGCGGAAAACAAGAATAA
- the LOC141664615 gene encoding universal stress protein A-like protein: MDRKIIVAVDEGEECSYALSWSLKNIFCSSTDTLVLLYAKPPRTVYPAVDGTGYLFSQDILESMERYGNQVAESVIRKAKKVYQDYPQIKVEIKVETGDARDVICETAEKLNVDMVVLGSHGYGALKRAFLGSVSNHCAQNIKCPVLIVKRPKKASPTSPAAAAAADEGGKQE, encoded by the exons ATGGACAGAAAGATAATAGTAGCAGTAGATGAAGGAGAAGAGTGCAGCTATGCACTTTCTTGGAGCTTAAAGAACATCTTTTGTTCTTCCACTGATACCCTTGTTCTCCTCTATGCTAAGCCTCCTAGAACTGTTTATCCTGCTGTTGATGGAACAG GGTATTTATTTTCGCAAGATATTCTGGAGAGTATGGAGAGGTATGGCAATCAAGTGGCGGAATCGGTGATCCGCAAGGCTAAAAAAGTTTACCAAGACTATCCTCAG ATCAAGGTGGAGATAAAAGTAGAGACCGGAGATGCAAGGGATGTGATCTGCGAGACGGCGGAGAAGCTCAATGTTGACATGGTGGTGCTGGGCAGTCACGGTTACGGTGCTTTGAAGAG GGCATTTCTGGGAAGTGTGAGCAATCATTGTGCACAAAACATTAAGTGTCCTGTTTTGATCGTTAAGCGGCCCAAAAAAGCTTCTCCTACTTCACCTGCCGCTGCTGCTGCTGCTGATGAGGGTGGTAAACAAGAATAA